CGACCAGCTCGAGGGCTGCCTGCTGTACTCCGAGCCCGGTGCCGGATCGGACCTGGCCAGCGTCCGCACGACCGCCGTCCGCGAGGGCGACCAGTGGCGGGTCAACGGGCAGAAGGTCTGGACCTCGCACGCCCGCGAGGCCGCCTACGGCCTGCTGATCGCGCGCACCAACGCCGACGTGCCCAAGCACCGCGGCCTCACCTACTTCGTGATCCCGATGAAGCAGCCCGGTATCGAGGTGCGGCCGCTGACCCAGATCACCGGAGACGCGCACTTCAACGAAGTGTTCTTCACCGACGCGGTCGTCGACGACGCCAACCGGCTCGGCGACGTCGACGCCGGGTGGTTCGGCCTGATGACCGCGCTCGGCTACGAACGGCTCGTGCTGGGCGCGCGCGGGGTCGGGTCCCGGGCCTACGATCCCCGCTACATCGGGACCGCCGACGACCTGATCGAGCTCGCGCGCCGCCACGACCGGCTCGAGGACACCGCGATCGCGGAGCGCATCGCCGACACGTACGCCGAGCGCACCGCGGCCCGGCTCAACGCAGCCCGCTACGCGGCGGAGGGACGCGGGCACGACGCCGCGGCGATGTCTCTCGGCAAGCTGATGATGTCGCGGATCCTGCACCGCACCGCGCGGCTGCGCCGGGACATCATCGGCGCCGACGTGCTCTACGACGACCGCACCGATCCGCCGAGTGACGCCGAGGTCGCGAACTTCTTCACCCTCGACGCGTACTTCACGTCCATCGGCGGCGGCACCGACCAGGTGCAGCGCAACATCCTGGCCGAGCGCATGCTCGGGCTGCGCAAGGAGGCCGACCCGTCCAAGGACATCCCGTTCCGAGAGGTGCGCAAGTGAACCAGGCCCATCAGCGGGGCGAGGTGCTCTGGACGCCCGACGAGCGGGACGTCGCCGACAGCGAGCTCGGACGCTACCTCGGGTGGCTCGCGCGCACCCGCGGGATCGAGCTCACGACGTACGACGAGCTGTGGCAGTGGTCGGTGCGCGACCTCGAAGGCTTCTGGCAGTCGGTCTGGGACTACTTCGACATCGCCGCGGGCACGCCGCCGACCGCGGTCCTCGGCGCACGCGAGATGCCCGGCGCCCAGTGGTTCCCCGGATCGACGCTCAACTACGCCGAGCACGCGCTGCGTCACCAGGGCGAGCGCACGGCGGTCGTCGCCGTCTCGCAGACCCGCGACCGCCGCGAGCTCACCGGCACCGAGCTCACGGCGCTCGTCGGGCGGGCGCGGGAGGGGTTCCGCCGGCTCGGGCTGCAGAAGGGCGATCGTGTCGCGGCGTACCTGCCGAGCATCCCGGAGACCGTCGCGGCGTTCCTCGCCGCCGCCAGCCTCGGCGTGGTGTGGGCCGCGGTCGCCCCGGAGTTCGGCACGGACAGCGTGATCGACCGGCTCTCGCAGATCGAGCCGAAGGTGTTGCTGACCGTCGACGGCTACCGATACTCGGCGAAGGACGTCGACCGGCGCTCGGAGTCGGCGACC
The Cumulibacter manganitolerans DNA segment above includes these coding regions:
- a CDS encoding acyl-CoA dehydrogenase family protein, with the translated sequence MSIRDEVRAWLAENWRPGDDPRAFREKAVDTGWLAPSWSTDWFGKGLSAHDAEVVGEEFQRVGAPGRLDRDHLHARVIYELGTEELKRSYLRGLLTDQLEGCLLYSEPGAGSDLASVRTTAVREGDQWRVNGQKVWTSHAREAAYGLLIARTNADVPKHRGLTYFVIPMKQPGIEVRPLTQITGDAHFNEVFFTDAVVDDANRLGDVDAGWFGLMTALGYERLVLGARGVGSRAYDPRYIGTADDLIELARRHDRLEDTAIAERIADTYAERTAARLNAARYAAEGRGHDAAAMSLGKLMMSRILHRTARLRRDIIGADVLYDDRTDPPSDAEVANFFTLDAYFTSIGGGTDQVQRNILAERMLGLRKEADPSKDIPFREVRK